From Triticum aestivum cultivar Chinese Spring chromosome 4A, IWGSC CS RefSeq v2.1, whole genome shotgun sequence, a single genomic window includes:
- the LOC123082219 gene encoding ethylene-responsive transcription factor ERF022-like has translation MEVVPDNAAGVAAAEQYRGVRKRKWGKWVSEIREPGKKTRIWLGSFESPEMAAVAHDVAALRLRGHEARLNFPGLAHLFRRPDTAEPDDVRAAALEAAAQVRFRPDLVLQPGGCGSSGGGGFPDRLDDVAWNALLRSDDLEPESPNMWAELAEAMLLAPPVWEGSAVDNDEWSQGSLWDPSCWSY, from the coding sequence ATGGAGGTCGTGCCCGACAATGCCGCCGGCGTTGCGGCGGCCGAGCAGTACCGTGGGGTGAGGAAGAGGAAGTGGGGTAAGTGGGTGTCCGAGATCAGGGAGCCCGGCAAGAAGACGCGCATCTGGCTTGGCAGCTTCgagtcgccggagatggccgccgTGGCGCACGACGTGGCCGCGCTCCGGCTACGGGGGCACGAGGCCAGACTCAACTTCCCGGGCCTCGCCCACCTCTTCCGCCGGCCTGACACTGCCGAGCCCGACGACGTCCGTGCGGCCGCGCTGGAGGCCGCGGCCCAGGTCCGGTTCAGGCCCGACCTCGTGCTACAGCCGGGCGGCtgtggcagcagcggcggcggcggcttccctGACCGGCTCGATGACGTGGCGTGGAATGCCCTGCTTCGCTCTGATGATCTGGAGCCCGAGTCGCCCAACATGTGGGCGGAGCTGGCGGAGGCCATGCTGTTGGCCCCACCTGTCTGGGAGGGCAGCGCGGTCGACAATGACGAGTGGTCCCAAGGCTCGCTCTGGGACCCATCTTGCTGGAGCTACTGA